A single genomic interval of Primulina tabacum isolate GXHZ01 unplaced genomic scaffold, ASM2559414v2 Contig705, whole genome shotgun sequence harbors:
- the LOC142534824 gene encoding NEP1-interacting protein-like 1 yields MFGPWVTENVKKTIIHTENPKDAVFIFFVIVWRRILDVNFVLYRFLELIKVGTILGAMTGALIGQETESGFVRGASVGAISGAVYSIEVFESSLLLWQSDESGIQCLLYLIDVIVSLLSGRLVRERIGPAMLSAVQSQMGAVETTFEDVPDIFDTGGANGLLVDTVEKFPKIRVARDDIVDTSGEGVSCCLPSGLSARGDRAKFTSLSPLVSSTLHRLLAGETRFLPVV; encoded by the exons ATGTTTGGACCTTGGGTGACAGAGAATGTGAAGAAAACCATCATTCATACTGAGAACCCCAAGGATGCagttttcattttctttgtGATTGTGTGGCGTAGGATTTTGGATGTGAATTTTGTGCTGTATAGGTTTTTGGAGTTGATTAAAG TTGGTACCATATTGGGAGCAATGACTGGAGCGCTTATTGGCCAAGAGACAGAAAGTGGATTTGTTAGAGGGGCTTCGGTTGGTGCCATATCCGGTGCTGTTTACTCCATCGAAGTCTTTGAATCATCACTTCTTTTGTGGCAGTCCGATGAATCTGGGATACAGTGTCTCCTGTATTTG ATTGATGTGATAGTGAGCCTTCTAAGTGGCAGACTTGTCCGCGAGCGTATTGGTCCAGCTATGCTAAGTGCCGTGCAAAGTCAG ATGGGAGCTGTAGAAACAACATTTGAAGACGTTCCCGACATTTTTGACACTGGCGGGGCAAATGGTTTGTTAGTAGACACAGTTGAAAAGTTCCCAAAGATAAGGGTTGCAAGAGACGACATTGTTGATACTTCCGGAGAGGGAGTCTCTTGTTGTTTGCCTTCAG GACTTTCAGCTAGGGGAGACCGTGCGAAGTTTACCTCATTGTCACCACTTGTTTCATCTACCTTGCATCGACTCTTGGCTGGTGAGACACGGTTCTTGCCCGTTGTGTAG
- the LOC142534825 gene encoding NEP1-interacting protein-like 1, whose product MFGPWVTENVKKTIIHTENPKDAVFIFFVIVWCRILDVNFVLSCPCYAVGTILGAMTGALIGQETESGFVRGASVGAISGAVYSIEVFESSLLLWQSDESGIQCLLYLIDVIVSLLSGRLVRERIGPAMLSAVQSQMGAVETTFEDVPDIFDTGGANGLLVDTVEKFPKIRVARDDIVDTSGEGVSCSVCLQDFQLGETVRSLPHCHHLFHLPCIDSWPVRHGSCPLCRRVF is encoded by the exons ATGTTTGGACCTTGGGTGACAGAGAATGTGAAGAAAACCATCATTCATACTGAGAACCCCAAGGATGCagttttcattttctttgtGATTGTGTGGTGTAGGATTTTGGATGTGAATTTTGTGCT GAGCTGTCCCTGCTATGCAGTTGGTACCATATTGGGAGCAATGACTGGAGCGCTTATTGGCCAAGAGACAGAAAGTGGATTTGTTAGAGGGGCTTCGGTTGGTGCCATATCCGGTGCTGTTTACTCCATCGAAGTCTTTGAATCATCACTTCTTTTGTGGCAGTCCGATGAATCTGGGATACAGTGTCTCCTGTATTTG ATTGATGTGATAGTGAGCCTTCTAAGTGGCAGACTTGTCCGCGAGCGTATTGGTCCAGCTATGCTAAGTGCCGTGCAAAGTCAG ATGGGAGCTGTAGAAACAACATTTGAAGACGTTCCCGACATTTTTGACACTGGCGGGGCAAATGGTTTGTTAGTAGACACAGTTGAAAAGTTCCCAAAGATAAGGGTTGCAAGAGACGACATTGTTGATACTTCCGGAGAGGGAGTCTCTTGTTCTGTTTGCCTTCAG GACTTTCAGCTAGGGGAGACCGTGCGAAGTTTACCTCATTGTCACCACTTGTTTCATCTACCTTGCATCGACTCTTGGCCGGTGAGACACGGTTCTTGCCCGTTGTGTAGAAGAGTATTTTGA
- the LOC142534826 gene encoding F-box protein At4g35930-like has product MGWVKPPNPLNRDNPPALEAYDQTKIKKLNLQPLKPNGSNMFKGGGKGVWIGSPHSPKAPKHGPRPPSRLKCTEMRQIAAVLFQESPFSSKCLVPSFLPKPVCKSLASNRALFYEDELCQAVAQNNLR; this is encoded by the exons ATGGGGTGGGTGAAACCACCAAACCCCTTGAATCGTGATAACCCACCTGCATTAGAAGCGTACGATCAAACCAAAATCAAGAAATTGAATCTACAACCACTCAAaccaaatggttccaatatgtt CAAGGGAGGTGGAAAAGGAGTGTGGATTGGCAGTCCTCACTCACCCAAGGCACCTAAGCATGGCCCTCGTCCCCCTTCTCGTCTAAAATGCACTGAGATGCGCCAAATTGCAGCTGTTCTCTTCCAAGAATCCCCATTTTCTTCAAAATGTTTGGTGCCATCCTTTTTGCCGAAACCTGTCTGCAAATCCTTGGCTTCTAATAGAGCCCTATTCTACGAGGATGAACTGTGCCAAGCGGTTGCGCAAAACAATCTTCGTTGA
- the LOC142534827 gene encoding la-related protein 1C-like: MATASDSSASVQSVNSVIDRHSRLASPCSCSSISDQKHVLPSEIFLNQLIAPPASFLAEDGQAEGSENVGVTKKCVWNNPANGVAPQVGALMGTASWPDFSKSARASTKASSSSTDSLEELSHEPIILSQGTSVDSWSSQEVATNSASNHESPIRQCSPELGGDRTSHRNITANGSFSQAPNSHSSVVEASPFKPVKSSISSGVSPRDNTRWDVGQRGGSHSGHEPHHPRGPFRRNNSGPQLQGNGSSNHGHGSKRYQERWIDDWSYNHQSFGSRVNLAPQQSVASRPFIRGPVSSAPFIPPPPLWVRGPMVPQYASSFTYFALGPHPGSPGHMPMFPYAPMSSPIPDPHLPSKIVKQIDYYFCDDNLVKDTYLRQKMDVDGWVPINLIASFKKIRELTDNVQLILDALRASNVVEIQGEKVRRKGNWRNG; this comes from the exons ATGGCTACTGCTTCTGACTCCTCCGCCTCTGTTCAATCTGTAAATTCTGTTATTGATCGCCATTCACGGCTCGCGTCGCCTTGTTCATGTTCGAGTATCTCTGATCAGAAGCACGTTTTGCCTTCTGAAATTTTCCTAAACCAATTAATCGCACCACCTGCTAGTTTCTTGGCCGAGGATGGTCAGGCTGAGGGAAGTGAGAATGTTGGTGTAACCAAGAAGTGTGTTTGGAACAATCCTGCTAATGGTGTTGCTCCGCAGGTTGGTGCTTTGATGGGGACAGCATCTTGGCCTGATTTCTCCAAATCAGCTCGTGCTTCCACGAAGGCTTCTTCGAGTTCGACTGATTCTCTTGAAGAACTCTCTCACGAACCAATCATTCTGTCACAG GGGACGTCAGTTGACTCTTGGTCTTCACAGGAAGTAGCAACAAATTCAGCTTCGAACCATGAATCTCCTATCCGCCAGTGTTCTCCGGAGCTAGGTGGTGACAGGACAAGTCACAGAAACATAACAGCCAACGGCAGCTTTTCTCAAGCACCAAATTCACACAGTTCTGTGGTTGAAGCGTCTCCTTTTAAGCCAGTGAAGTCCAGCATCTCTTCGGGGGTATCTCCTAGGGACAACACACGTTGGGATGTTGGACAGAGAGGAGGATCTCACAGTGGGCATGAGCCACACCATCCGCGTGGTCCTTTTAGAAGGAACAACAGTGGACCGCAACTTCAAGGGAATGGTTCTTCTAATCATGGCCATGGTAGCAAACGATACCAGGAACGTTGGATTGATGATTGGAGCTATAACCATCAATCTTTTGGCAGCAGAGTAAACCTTGCACCCCAGCAGAGTGTCGCCTCTCGGCCCTTCATACGTGGTCCAGTTTCAAGTGCTCCTTTTATTCCTCCACCTCCCCTGTGGGTGCGCGGCCCTATGGTCCCCCAGT ATGCTTCATCTTTTACGTATTTTGCTCTTGGACCCCACCCAGGTTCACCCGGGCACATGCCTATGTTTCCATATGCACCAATGTCGTCTCCCATACCTGATCCTCACTTGCCTTCCAAAATTGTGAAAcagatagattattatttttg TGATGATAATTTGGTGAAGGACACATATTTGCGCCAGAAAATGGATGTGGATGGATGGGTTCCCATAAACTTAATAGCAAGCTTTAAGAAA ATTAGGGAGCTGACAGACAATGTCCAACTTATATTGGATGCTTTGCGAGCTTCGAATGTGGTGGAAATACAG